The following proteins are encoded in a genomic region of Glycine max cultivar Williams 82 chromosome 18, Glycine_max_v4.0, whole genome shotgun sequence:
- the LOC102659945 gene encoding U-box domain-containing protein 44 isoform X1, whose product MSIHYSPPPPPTLHSIRISLSDISTSPPDRRPFDTPRRFASFAHRLSHLLLLPLPHSPPVHTALKGLSAELSKAAETVSVYNNGSKILVLVTCKILSSALQERAVAIAGWLALLASALPAAGDDDDLRKKVSDLARDMKLAQFKVSENEERVWCTLEKEGEGRESSKAVQSGIVMDLARALGFEPGDRAEFCNQVKLFKGDPFRSHSVPERRVLMSLERILSNWSVEPVPVSPNWDFEIVEDAAAPVFAFKSFLCPLTKEVMRDPVVVLESSQAYERTAIEYWFERCIQDGRDPTCPVTGRVLKSLELKPNIGLAGAIEEWVGRVVEYQIKSAVQYLSEDPLSVDHVERALDHVFKVSEEHPTRRYIIRNAGVVQLIVTVLSNNSKTIGSHLRSKALMTLLSLAEDEESRKIMLERGTTRLAIHSLIGNSEKEREHAIKLLLEFCNDEDCCVRIASEKGALVLLSSIAGNMEYPSLSNLAEEVLRQMERVEDNVQCLAAAGRFGPLISRLHDGSVGVKIEMASLVGRMTLTNSCKEQIARQGARVFVELLSNQEGSGPSLQALYNLSGLDGNATILIESSVLPSLIEVLFDEKDPSYELKSLAASTIANIVSKPGHWELASADKKGNPMQSEIVVLRLLGLLNSLPSQCQVIVLRILCGITSSPQASELVASHITSKGGFGSVIPFLEHPEVEHRVFAFKLTRLISEWFSQYIANELRLSNKLTVLKEKLLNNQSTSDERSDAAQILANFSLSEGEIQTLLGGDFVEWTAVTLKNQRRISNARSSYTASGMQEGLIGLLLHFTRNLDQQTLNIVRENRLMGIFCEQLDYTSKAKVKQLAAIGLKHLSEFGRSVTARDSKPPSSSGFCSFFVLMCGKASSQPSMCPIHNCLCDEDSQLCLLKSNCIKPLVDILHDNDTDVQLAAVDALSTLLLDYTSCSFKRVVDELEHLGAIDSLITLFTEVRSEELQEKTIWMIEKILRVDNVSDRYALNHSLVRALVESFKHGNTNTRKHAQDALTLLKQLSGVSGKTSSQTRARR is encoded by the exons ATGTCCATCCACTATTCCCCGCCCCCGCCGCCCACCCTCCACTCCATTCGCATCTCCCTCTCCGACATCTCCACTTCCCCGCCGGACCGCCGCCCCTTCGACACGCCCCGCCGCTTCGCCTCCTTCGCCCACCGCCTCTCCCACCTCCTCCTTCTCCCGCTCCCGCACTCCCCGCCCGTCCACACCGCCCTCAAGGGACTCTCCGCCGAGCTCTCCAAGGCCGCCGAGACCGTCTCCGTCTACAACAACGGAAGCAAGATACTCGTCCTTGTCACCTGCAAAATCCTCTCTTCCGCCCTCCAAGAACGCGCCGTCGCCATCGCCGGCTGGCTCGCACTCCTTGCTTCCGCCCTCCCCGCCGCCGGCGATGACGACGACCTCCGCAAGAAGGTGTCCGACCTCGCTAGGGACATGAAGCTCGCACAGTTCAAA GTCTCAGAGAACGAAGAGAGGGTTTGGTGCACGCTGGAAAAGGAAGGGGAAGGGAGAGAGAGCAGCAAAGCAGTTCAGAGTGGTATTGTCATGGATTTGGCTCGTGCTTTGGGGTTTGAGCCTGGTGATCGTGCTGAGTTTTGTAACCAAGTGAAGCTCTTCAAAGGTGATCCTTTTAGATCCCATTCTGTGCCTGAGAGAAGGGTATTGATGTCCTTGGAGAGGATTCTTAGTAACTGGTCTGTGGAGCCTGTCCCTGTGAGCCCTAATTGGGACTTTGAAATTGTTGAAGATGCTGCTGCTCCTGTTTTTGCGTTTAAGAGTTTCCTCTGCCCCTTGACCAAGGAAGTCATGAGGGACCCTGTGGTTGTTCTGGAGTCCTCTCAGGCCTATGAGAGGACTGCAATTGAGTACTGGTTTGAACGGTGCATCCAGGACGGCCGTGACCCCACTTGTCCGGTCACTGGCAGGGTTCTTAAGTCCTTGGAGCTGAAGCCTAATATTGGGTTGGCTGGAGCAATTGAAGAGTGGGTTGGAAGGGTTGTTGAGTATCAAATCAAATCTGCAGTGCAGTATCTGAGTGAGGATCCCTTGTCTGTTGATCATGTTGAGCGTGCTCTGGATCATGTTTTTAAGGTTTCTGAAGAGCACCCCACTAGAAGATACATAATCAGGAATGCTGGTGTTGTGCAGCTGATAGTGACTGTGCTCAGTAATAACTCCAAAACTATTGGATCGCATTTGAGAAGCAAAGCTCTAATGACTTTACTTAGCTTGGCAGAGGATGAAGAAAGCAGG AAAATAATGCTTGAACGGGGCACTACTAGATTGGCCATACATAGTCTTATTGGGAACtctgagaaagagagagaacatGCTATCAAGTTATTACTAGAGTTCTGCAATGATGAAGATTGTTGCGTAAGAATTGCATCAGAAAAAGGTGCATTAGTTCTTCTCTCAAGTATAGCAGGAAATATGGAGTATCCATCCTTGTCCAATTTAGCTGAGGAAGTCTTAAGGCAGATGGAGAGGGTAGAGGATAATGTTCAATGTTTGGCAGCAGCTGGAAGATTTGGACCATTGATTTCACGGTTACATGATG GCTCTGTTGGTGTAAAGATAGAGATGGCTTCTCTGGTGGGAAGGATGACCTTGACAAATAGCTGTAAAGAACAAATTGCAAGGCAAGGTGCCAGAGTATTTGTCGAACTTTTGTCTAATCAAGAAGGAAGCGGACCAAGCCTTCAAGCATTGTATAACTTGTCAGGGTTGGATGGCAATGCAACCATCCTTATTGAATCTTCAGTCCTTCCATCTCTTATAGAAGTTTTATTTGATGAGAAGGATCCATCATATGAGCTGAAGTCATTAGCTGCTTCAACAATTGCGAATATTGTATCTAAGCCAGGGCATTGGGAATTAGCATCTGCTGACAAGAAAGGAAACCCAATGCAGTCAGAAATTGTTGTTTTAAGACTTTTGGGGCTTTTAAACAGTTTGCCCTCTCAGTGTCAAGTGATAGTTCTTCGCATTCTTTGTGGTATTACATCATCTCCTCAGGCATCAG AGTTAGTAGCCAGTCATATCACGTCCAAGGGTGGCTTTGGATCGGTCAtaccatttcttgaacatccAGAAGTTGAACATAGAGTGTTTGCTTTCAAGCTAACAAGACTAATATCTGAATGGTTTAGTCAATATATTGCAAATGAGTTGAGACTGTCAAACAAACTTACGgtactcaaagaaaagctgtTAAATAACCAATCTACAAGTGATGAGAGATCAGATGCAGCACAGATACTTGCAAATTTTTCCCTCTCAGAAGGTGAAATACAGACACTTTTAGGAGGTGATTTTGTGGAATGGACTGCTGTTACTCTTAAGAACCAGCGGCGCATTTCCAATGCAAGGTCTTCTTATACTGCATCAGGCATGCAGGAAGGTCTTATAGGTCTCTTGCTTCACTTCACAAGGAACCTTGATCAACAAACTCTTAATATAGTTAGAGAAAATCGCCTTATGGGTATTTTCTGTGAGCAGCTGGATTATACttcaaaagcaaaggtgaaacaACTCGCTGCCATTGGATTGAAACACCTATCAGAATTTGGAAGGTCAGTTACTGCTAGGGACTCTAAACCACCATCTTCCAGTGGGTTCTGCTCTTTCTTCGTGCTCATGTGTGGGAAAGCCTCTAGTCAACCTTCCATGTGCCCCATTCACAACTGCCTGTGTGACGAAGATAGTCAGCTGTGCCTGCTTAAGAGCAACTGTATCAAACCCCTTGTTGACATCCTCCATGACAATGACACTGATGTTCAGCTTGCTGCAGTGGATGCACTATCTACTCTATTACTAGATTACACGTCTTGCAGTTTCAAAAGAGTTGTGGATGAGCTTGAGCATCTGGGTGCAATTGATTCTCTTATCACTCTCTTTACAGAAGTTAGATCTGAGGAGCTTCAAGAGAAGACAATTTGGATGATAGAAAAGATATTGAGAGTAGACAATGTCAGCGATCGGTATGCACTCAATCATTCTCTTGTGCGAGCTTTGGTTGAATCCTTTAAGCATGGGAATACCAACACAAGGAAACATGCTCAAGATGCTTTAACCCTCCTAAAGCAGTTATCAGGAGTTAGTGGAAAGACATCAAGTCAAACTCGAGCTAGAAGATAG
- the LOC102659945 gene encoding U-box domain-containing protein 44 isoform X2, translating to MSVPQGLVSGPWGYLGLLTPKKMFHLQNASNVSENEERVWCTLEKEGEGRESSKAVQSGIVMDLARALGFEPGDRAEFCNQVKLFKGDPFRSHSVPERRVLMSLERILSNWSVEPVPVSPNWDFEIVEDAAAPVFAFKSFLCPLTKEVMRDPVVVLESSQAYERTAIEYWFERCIQDGRDPTCPVTGRVLKSLELKPNIGLAGAIEEWVGRVVEYQIKSAVQYLSEDPLSVDHVERALDHVFKVSEEHPTRRYIIRNAGVVQLIVTVLSNNSKTIGSHLRSKALMTLLSLAEDEESRKIMLERGTTRLAIHSLIGNSEKEREHAIKLLLEFCNDEDCCVRIASEKGALVLLSSIAGNMEYPSLSNLAEEVLRQMERVEDNVQCLAAAGRFGPLISRLHDGSVGVKIEMASLVGRMTLTNSCKEQIARQGARVFVELLSNQEGSGPSLQALYNLSGLDGNATILIESSVLPSLIEVLFDEKDPSYELKSLAASTIANIVSKPGHWELASADKKGNPMQSEIVVLRLLGLLNSLPSQCQVIVLRILCGITSSPQASELVASHITSKGGFGSVIPFLEHPEVEHRVFAFKLTRLISEWFSQYIANELRLSNKLTVLKEKLLNNQSTSDERSDAAQILANFSLSEGEIQTLLGGDFVEWTAVTLKNQRRISNARSSYTASGMQEGLIGLLLHFTRNLDQQTLNIVRENRLMGIFCEQLDYTSKAKVKQLAAIGLKHLSEFGRSVTARDSKPPSSSGFCSFFVLMCGKASSQPSMCPIHNCLCDEDSQLCLLKSNCIKPLVDILHDNDTDVQLAAVDALSTLLLDYTSCSFKRVVDELEHLGAIDSLITLFTEVRSEELQEKTIWMIEKILRVDNVSDRYALNHSLVRALVESFKHGNTNTRKHAQDALTLLKQLSGVSGKTSSQTRARR from the exons ATGTCTGTACCTCAAGGATTAGTGTCTGGTCCTTGGGGATACCTTGGACTCCTAACtcctaaaaaaatgtttcatctACAAAATGCCTCTAAT GTCTCAGAGAACGAAGAGAGGGTTTGGTGCACGCTGGAAAAGGAAGGGGAAGGGAGAGAGAGCAGCAAAGCAGTTCAGAGTGGTATTGTCATGGATTTGGCTCGTGCTTTGGGGTTTGAGCCTGGTGATCGTGCTGAGTTTTGTAACCAAGTGAAGCTCTTCAAAGGTGATCCTTTTAGATCCCATTCTGTGCCTGAGAGAAGGGTATTGATGTCCTTGGAGAGGATTCTTAGTAACTGGTCTGTGGAGCCTGTCCCTGTGAGCCCTAATTGGGACTTTGAAATTGTTGAAGATGCTGCTGCTCCTGTTTTTGCGTTTAAGAGTTTCCTCTGCCCCTTGACCAAGGAAGTCATGAGGGACCCTGTGGTTGTTCTGGAGTCCTCTCAGGCCTATGAGAGGACTGCAATTGAGTACTGGTTTGAACGGTGCATCCAGGACGGCCGTGACCCCACTTGTCCGGTCACTGGCAGGGTTCTTAAGTCCTTGGAGCTGAAGCCTAATATTGGGTTGGCTGGAGCAATTGAAGAGTGGGTTGGAAGGGTTGTTGAGTATCAAATCAAATCTGCAGTGCAGTATCTGAGTGAGGATCCCTTGTCTGTTGATCATGTTGAGCGTGCTCTGGATCATGTTTTTAAGGTTTCTGAAGAGCACCCCACTAGAAGATACATAATCAGGAATGCTGGTGTTGTGCAGCTGATAGTGACTGTGCTCAGTAATAACTCCAAAACTATTGGATCGCATTTGAGAAGCAAAGCTCTAATGACTTTACTTAGCTTGGCAGAGGATGAAGAAAGCAGG AAAATAATGCTTGAACGGGGCACTACTAGATTGGCCATACATAGTCTTATTGGGAACtctgagaaagagagagaacatGCTATCAAGTTATTACTAGAGTTCTGCAATGATGAAGATTGTTGCGTAAGAATTGCATCAGAAAAAGGTGCATTAGTTCTTCTCTCAAGTATAGCAGGAAATATGGAGTATCCATCCTTGTCCAATTTAGCTGAGGAAGTCTTAAGGCAGATGGAGAGGGTAGAGGATAATGTTCAATGTTTGGCAGCAGCTGGAAGATTTGGACCATTGATTTCACGGTTACATGATG GCTCTGTTGGTGTAAAGATAGAGATGGCTTCTCTGGTGGGAAGGATGACCTTGACAAATAGCTGTAAAGAACAAATTGCAAGGCAAGGTGCCAGAGTATTTGTCGAACTTTTGTCTAATCAAGAAGGAAGCGGACCAAGCCTTCAAGCATTGTATAACTTGTCAGGGTTGGATGGCAATGCAACCATCCTTATTGAATCTTCAGTCCTTCCATCTCTTATAGAAGTTTTATTTGATGAGAAGGATCCATCATATGAGCTGAAGTCATTAGCTGCTTCAACAATTGCGAATATTGTATCTAAGCCAGGGCATTGGGAATTAGCATCTGCTGACAAGAAAGGAAACCCAATGCAGTCAGAAATTGTTGTTTTAAGACTTTTGGGGCTTTTAAACAGTTTGCCCTCTCAGTGTCAAGTGATAGTTCTTCGCATTCTTTGTGGTATTACATCATCTCCTCAGGCATCAG AGTTAGTAGCCAGTCATATCACGTCCAAGGGTGGCTTTGGATCGGTCAtaccatttcttgaacatccAGAAGTTGAACATAGAGTGTTTGCTTTCAAGCTAACAAGACTAATATCTGAATGGTTTAGTCAATATATTGCAAATGAGTTGAGACTGTCAAACAAACTTACGgtactcaaagaaaagctgtTAAATAACCAATCTACAAGTGATGAGAGATCAGATGCAGCACAGATACTTGCAAATTTTTCCCTCTCAGAAGGTGAAATACAGACACTTTTAGGAGGTGATTTTGTGGAATGGACTGCTGTTACTCTTAAGAACCAGCGGCGCATTTCCAATGCAAGGTCTTCTTATACTGCATCAGGCATGCAGGAAGGTCTTATAGGTCTCTTGCTTCACTTCACAAGGAACCTTGATCAACAAACTCTTAATATAGTTAGAGAAAATCGCCTTATGGGTATTTTCTGTGAGCAGCTGGATTATACttcaaaagcaaaggtgaaacaACTCGCTGCCATTGGATTGAAACACCTATCAGAATTTGGAAGGTCAGTTACTGCTAGGGACTCTAAACCACCATCTTCCAGTGGGTTCTGCTCTTTCTTCGTGCTCATGTGTGGGAAAGCCTCTAGTCAACCTTCCATGTGCCCCATTCACAACTGCCTGTGTGACGAAGATAGTCAGCTGTGCCTGCTTAAGAGCAACTGTATCAAACCCCTTGTTGACATCCTCCATGACAATGACACTGATGTTCAGCTTGCTGCAGTGGATGCACTATCTACTCTATTACTAGATTACACGTCTTGCAGTTTCAAAAGAGTTGTGGATGAGCTTGAGCATCTGGGTGCAATTGATTCTCTTATCACTCTCTTTACAGAAGTTAGATCTGAGGAGCTTCAAGAGAAGACAATTTGGATGATAGAAAAGATATTGAGAGTAGACAATGTCAGCGATCGGTATGCACTCAATCATTCTCTTGTGCGAGCTTTGGTTGAATCCTTTAAGCATGGGAATACCAACACAAGGAAACATGCTCAAGATGCTTTAACCCTCCTAAAGCAGTTATCAGGAGTTAGTGGAAAGACATCAAGTCAAACTCGAGCTAGAAGATAG